The following proteins are encoded in a genomic region of bacterium:
- a CDS encoding response regulator, with protein sequence MSDNPVRKLIALVIDDEEFYRVTMQEALRDEGFRCYTAENGEKGYSLYQRILPDVVVLDRIMPLSGGTRFLMSVRENPNRREAFLVIYSSTLKKESFDESDPTLPGSGFTRILEAPKSMAPLELAPKIRELVTGGAKEV encoded by the coding sequence ATGTCTGACAACCCGGTACGCAAACTGATCGCCCTCGTCATCGACGACGAAGAGTTTTATCGCGTGACGATGCAGGAGGCGCTCAGGGACGAAGGGTTCAGGTGCTATACCGCGGAAAACGGCGAAAAGGGGTACTCCCTGTATCAGCGGATCCTGCCCGACGTGGTGGTCCTCGACCGGATCATGCCCCTCTCGGGGGGGACCAGGTTTCTCATGTCGGTTCGGGAAAACCCCAACCGCCGGGAAGCGTTTCTCGTCATCTACAGCTCGACCCTTAAAAAAGAAAGTTTCGATGAGTCGGACCCGACTCTCCCGGGCAGTGGATTCACCCGCATCCTGGAGGCCCCAAAATCCATGGCCCCACTGGAGCTGGCACCGAAGATAAGGGAACTTGTCACGGGCGGGGCCAAAGAGGTATGA